The genomic interval GGCCCGGTCCGGCGGCTCGATCGTGCCGTTCGGCTTGAACCAGGGCGAGATCTCCGAATCCGGAAACTCCTTGGCGAGCGAGGCCGGCGTCAGCAGCAGGCGCTGCACGAACAGGTTGGCGTCCTCCCCCGCCTTCAGCGCGCGCTGGCCCGTGGCGCTCGCGGCGAAGCGGTCGCAGCCGCCGAGGGCCGAGACGCCGAGCAGGCCGGCCGCCGCGGTGAGGAAACCGCGGCGGTGGGGCAGGGCGATCGATGAGGGGATCTGGAGGCGAGGGGTCATGGGACGGTGGGTCATGAGACGGGGGGTCATGGGGTCTCTCCCGGGCCGGCGGGAAGTTTTTGGCGCTCGATCACGAACCAGCCGGTGATCATGCTGCGCATATTGTTGGCCACGCCGGAGAGCAGCACGAGCAGGACGTGGACGATCACGAACAGCACCAGCAGATTCGTGACGATGAAGTGGATCGTGCGGGCCGATTGCCGTCCGCCGAACAGGTCGGGCAGGGGCACCACCGCGTTGACGCCCGGCGACATGGCGAGCCCCGTCAGCACCATCAGCGGCAGCAGCACCGCCACCACGACGAGGTAGGTGAGCTTCTGCAGCACGTTGTAGCGCTTGGCCTCGTCCCCTTCCGGAAAGTGCAGGGTCAGGTGCTCGCGGACCGAGGAACCGAACCCGCGCATCTGGTCGCCGTCGGGCACGAGGCGCCGCCGCAACTGGCCCGTACCGATCCCGTAGAGGAGGTAGATCAGCCCGTTGATGACGAAGGCCCAGGCGAACAGGAAGTGCCAGCGCCGCCCGGTGGCGAGATCCTGATGCGCCGGCAGGGTCGCCCAGGCCGGGAAGGCGCGTCCCGCTTGCTGGCCGTTGAGGTTCGACAGGCCGAGCACGCCCGTCGTCTCGAAGGTGTGGCCGGCCACATAGACGATGCCGCGCGGCGTGCCGTCGTCCCGCTGGTCGTCGGTGATGGCGACGAACGGCTTGTCGAAGGTCGAGGCTGCGCCCCAATAGAGTGCCGGATGGGCGTTGAAGATCTGCAAGCCGCTCATCAGCAGGATGGCGAGGCAGACCACGTTGAGCCAGTGCGCCAGCCGGATCACCAGCGGATGGCGAAACATCCAGCGCCGCCGCACCGTCTCGACGATGTCCGGCCCCGAGAGCGTCGATCCTGCGGCCACGGCGCGGCTGTTCCCTGTTGCAGCATCCCGCGCCGGGCGGATGGACCGTTCGGCGCAGGAAGACTCGGAAGGTTTCGTTCGAGACGAAAAAGCCCGCCCGGTCTAACCGGGCGGGCCGAGGATCGCCTAGATGGCGATGTGGTCACAGTCGGGTGACGGGTGGATCACATCCCGCCCGCGCCGGACTCCATGCCGGAGCCGGAATTCATGCGCTTCGAGCGCATCATCTTCTTGTTCTTCATCGGCTTTTTCATCTTCTTGGAGCCGCGCTTCATCGGGCGCTGCTCCTGGCCCATGTCGTCGCCCATGGCACCCTGCTGCATTTGGCCGCCCATCTGGCCACCCATTTGCCCGCCGGGCTGGCCGCCCATGCCGGGCTCCATGCCGCCCCGCTGCATGCCCTGAGCGTAGGCGCCGGACGAGAGAGCGAGACCGAGCGAGAGCGCACCGGCAGTCAGGAGAAGTCGCGTATTCATAAGCTACCTTTCGTTTCCGGGCAGGCAGACGGATACCGGGACAGGTATTCGACGCACTCAAACCCCAACGGATGTTTGGAAAACGGAAGCGAGGCTGGATCGTTCAAATTTTTCTCGATCACAGGCTCGCGATGATCAAGAAAATCTCTCGCCCGCAACCCGGCGAGACCGTTTTTCCTCGTGCCATCGCCCGCACCGCCCGACCGGACACGCCTGCGCCTTGCCGGGCCCTTCCCGGGCCCCTATAGCGCGGAGCCGACGCCAGAACCGCCGCATGACCGCTCAGACCGCACCCGCCTTCCCGCACCGGCACTTGCTCGGCATCGAAGGCCTGAGCCGGCCGGACATCGAATCGCTGCTGGAGCGCGCCGACGCCGCCGTCGCCCTGTCGCGGCAGGTCGAGAAGAAGCGCACGACCTTGCGCGGTCGCACGCAGATCAACCTGTTCTTCGAGCCCTCGACCCGCACGCAATCCTCGTTCGAGCTGGCCGGCAAGCGCCTCGGCGCCGACGTGATGAACATGTCGGTCGCCTCGTCCTCGGTGAAGAAGGGCGAGACGCTGATCGACACCGCCGCGACGCTCAACGCCATGCGGCCCGACATCATCGTGGTGCGCCACCACGCGGCGGGCGCCGTGCACCTGCTCGCCCGCAAGGTCGATTGCGCCGTGGTGAATGCCGGCGACGGCGCCCACGAGCACCCGACCCAGGCGCTGCTCGACGCGCTCACCATCCGCCGCAACAAGGACGGCATCGAGGGGCTCCACGTCGCGATCTGCGGCGACGTCCTGCATTCGCGGGTGGCGCGCTCGAACATCATCCTGCTTCAGGCGCTCGGCGCCCGGGTGCGGGTGATCGGCCCCTCGACCTTGCTGCCCACCGGCATCGAGCGCTTCGGCGTCGATGTGTTCACCGACATGCGCGCGGGGCTGAAGGGCTGCGACATCGTGATGATGCTGCGCCTCCAGCGCGAGCGGATGAACGGCTCCTTCGTGCCGAGCGTGAAGGAATATTTCCGCTATTACGGCCTCGACGGCGACAAGCTGGCGCTGGCCAAGCCGGACGCGCTGGTGATGCATCCCGGACCCATGAACCGCGGCGTCGAGATCGCCTCCGACATCGCCGACGGGGCGCAGTCGCTGATCCGCGAGCAGGTCGAGATGGGCGTCGCCGTGCGCATGGCCGTGCTGGAAGCGCTGGCGACGCACCTGCCGAACGGGTGAGGCTCAGCGCTTGACATGCCGCCGCGCGCCTTCGAGCTTGATAATCTGGAAATCCGCCATCGGCTGGAGCGCGAGGGTTGGCGGCTGATCAAGTCGCGGGGCGGGAATCACGATGTCGACAAGCATCTCGACAAACCCCAGCACATCCCGATCTCGCGCGCCGATCTCGCGCGGACGCGGCGACCTGCCGCTTGGCACGGCACGCAGCATCGCGCGTGCGCCGGCTGGATTCGCTGAGAGTCCGTCCGCTAAGTCATGATGCTCGCCCGAGCCTTCGGACGAGGATCATGACGGCGGCGGCGTAGAGGAAGGCCTGGGCCGAGGCGAGGGTCGCTTCCGGGTCCTTCCAGAGGCGTCGGTTGCGGCTGATCCATCCGAAGAAGCGTTCCACCACCCATCGGCGTGGATGCACGGCGAAGCCGACCTGATCCTTCGGTTTGCGCACGATGTCGATGGTGATGACGGTGGCGGTCGCGGGTCTGTCGCCGGCATAGCCTGCATCGGCGAAAGCTCTGACGATGAACGGGAAGGTCCGCCGCGACAGGCGCAGCACCGGTCCAGCCCCATCGCGATCCTGAATGTCGGCGGTCTGCGGATCGAGCACGAGGGCGCGCCCGTCCGTGTCGACCAGGGCCTGACGCTTGCGGCCCTTGACCTTCTTTCCAGCGTCGTAGCCGCGCGGGCCGCCGCTCTCGGTGGTCTTCACGCTCTGGCTGTCGAGCACGGCCGCCGTCGGCGAGGCCTCGCGACCGGCCCGCTCCCGGTCGGCCATGACCAGGGCGTGGTTGATCCGCCCGAACAATCCCTCGTCCCGCCAGCGGCTGAAGTAGCCGAACGTCGTGCTGCGCGGAGGGAGATCCTTTGGGATCAACCGCCATGCGATGCCGCCGCGCAGCACGTAGAAGATCGCGTTCAGGACCTCCCGCATCGTCCAGACAGGCGGACGACCACGCGAGGCGGGCTCTGGCATCATGGGCGCGATCACCGCCCATTCCGTATCCGTCAGGTCGGTTTCGTATCGAAGGCGCGCACGGTTATGCTGCCGGCGAGTGGTCGGGGTCCACATGGCACGTCCAGATGAGGCTTCAGCACCCTTCTGGAATCACCGCCATTCCGGCCACTCAACCCCTGCCGGACGTTATCGGACGGGCTCTGAGGGATCACAACGATGATTCACTCCATCGGCATTTTGGAGAAGGAGCCAGGCACCCTGTGGGGTGTATGGTTCCCAGATCTAATCGGGTGCACGACGGCGGCCGACACGGCTGAGGGCGCGCTACGTCAGGCACCGGAAGTCTTGCGGCTCTATCTTGAGTGTTTGGCCGAGGACGGCATGACACCGCCGCCCGTGCGCAGCCTCGATGTCCTGCGTGAGGATCCGGAGGTGGCCGAGGCTCTGGCAGCGGGGCATGCCGCCGTTGTCGTTTCCGTCGATGAAGACGCTCTCCTCGACGAGCGGGCTCTCAGCGCCATCGACGCCGCAGCCCAGCGTCGAGGCCTCTCCCGTCAGCGCTTCATCCGTGAGGCCCTGATCGAGAAGGCCGCCATTTAAGCCATCTCCGCACGAACGGGATCGCGTCCATTGCTCAGCCTCTGGTTCTGGCTGGAACGTTGGTTTACCGACGTGCCGAGTCTCTGGGTCCTCGCCGCTCGGGGAATGGTGACGGTCTTCGTTCCCGTTACGGCGATCTTCATCCTCGGTCTTGTCGCTGGCTGGAGCGGCGAGGTTGTCGCGTCACTCACAGGCATCCTGTATCTCGCGGTCTTCGCGTGGTTCGGTTGGATGGTAACGAAGCTCTCCCGTCGAAGGCCATGACTTGGCTCGACCGGACCCGTTGCGCTTCGCGGAGAATTTCTCAGTCCCAATGACCGCTCCTCCGCTTCTCCTCTCCAACGCCCATCTCCTCGACCCGGCCAGCGGCCGCGAGGGCCCCGGCGCCGTGCTCGTGCGCGACGGCCGCATCGCCGATGTCGCCTGGGGTGCCGCACCCGACGCACCGGAAGACTGCAAAAAAATCGACTGCGGCGGGCTCACCCTCGCGCCGGGCCTGATCGACCTGCGCGCCTTCGTCGGCGAGCCGGGCGCCGAGCACCGGGAAACCCTGGCCTCGGCGAGCGCGGCTGCCGCGGCCGGCGGCGTGACGACGCTGGTCTGCATGCCCGACACCAACCCCGTCATCGACGGGCCGGCCATCGTCGATTTCGTGCTGCGCCGCGCCCGCGACACCGCCTGCATCAACGTGCTGCCGGCCGCCGCCATCACGAAGGGGCTGGCCGGCCGCGAGATGACCGAGTTCGGCCTGCTGGCGGAAGCCGGCGCGGTCGCCTTCACCGACGGGCTGAAAGCCGTCACCAACGCGCAGGTGATGCGCCGCGCGCTGACCTACGCCCGCGATTTCGGCGCGCTGCTGATGCAGCATGTCGAGGAGCCGGACCTCGTCGGCGAAGGCGTGATGAACGAGGGCGAGATGGCCTCCCGCCTCGGCCTGATCGGCATCCCCCGCGAGGCCGAGACGGTGATGCTGGAGCGCGACATCCGCCTCGTGCGCCTCACCGGCGCGCGCTACCACGCGGCGATGATCTCCTGCGCCGATTCGGTCGAGATCGTGCGGCGGGCCAAGGAGGCGGGGCTGCCCGTCACCTGCGGCGTGTCGGTCAACAACCTCGTGCTCAACGAGGGCGACATCGGCCACTACCGCACCTTCTGCAAGCTCTCGCCCCCCTTGCGCCGCGAGGACGACCGGCAGGCGGTGATCGCCGCGCTGAATGAAGGCGTGATCGACGTCATCGTCTCCGACCACAATCCGCAGGACGTCGAGACCAAGCGCCTGCCGTTCGCCGAAGCCGCCGATGGAGCGCTCGGCATCGAGACCCTGCTCGGGGCGAGCCTACGCCTGCTCCATACCGGCGACGTGACGCTGGGAACGCTCCTGAAGGCTCTCTCGGCCAACCCCGCGGCGCTGCTCGGCCGCGAGGCGGGGCGCCTCGAAACAGGCGCACCCGCCGACCTCGTGCTGATCGACCCCGATCTGCCCTACCTGCTCGACAAGCGGCAGTTGAAGTCGCGCTCCAAGAACTCGCCCTTCGACGAGGCGCGCCTCCAGGGCGCGGCGGTGCTGACGCTGGTCGGCGGCCGCATCGTCCACCGCTCCGACCTCTCGGCTCTGGCCGCATGACCACGCTTCTCGCGGCCGGCTGGCCGGTCCTCATCGCGGCTCTCGTCCTCGGCTATGCCTGCGGCGCGATCCCCTTCGGGCTGATCCTCACGAAGTTCGCCGGCCTCGGCGACGTGCGGGCGATCGGCTCGGGCAATATCGGCGCCACCAACGTGTTGCGAACCGGCCGCAAGGGGCTCGCCGCCGCGACGCTGCTCTGCGATGCGCTCAAGGGCACGCTGCCGGTGCTCGCCGCAAGCCAATGGGGAGAAGGGCCGGCGCTGGCTGCGGGCCTCGGTGCCTTCCTCGGCCATCTCTTCCCGGTCTGGCTCGGCTTCAAGGGCGGCAAGGGCGTGGCGACCTTCATCGGCGTGCTGCTGGCGCTGAGCCCGGTGACACTGGCCGCCTTCGCCGCGATCTGGCTCGGGCTCGCCTTCGCCCTGAAATACTCCTCGCTTGCCGCGCTCGCGGCGTCGGCTGCCACGCCCCTCATCCTGTGGGCGCTGGGACACGGCTCGGTTGCAGCGCTCTTCCTCGTGCTCGCAGCTTTGCTATGGTGGAAGCACGCGCCCAACATCCGCCGACTCGCCGCCGGCACCGAGGGGCGGATCGGGAAGAAAGGGTGAGCGCCGCCCCCTCCCGGACGGAGGGGGACCGATGCAACTCACCGACGCGCAACGCCTCGATTGGCTGCGCCTGATCCGTACCGACGGCATCGGCCCGCGCACCTTCCGCGGCCTGATCAACCGCTTCGGCAGCGCGTCGGCCGCGCTCGACGCCCTGCCGGACCTGACGAAGCGGGCGGGCAAGCGCGCCGTGCCGCCCACGAAGGCCGAGGCCGAGCGCGAGATGGCGGCGGCCGCCCGCCTCGGCATCCGCTTCCTCGCCATGGGCGAAGCGGCCTACCCGAAGGCGCTGCACGCCACCGATACCGCGCCGCCGCTGATCGCCGTTCGCGGCGACCCGGCCACGCTTCTCAAGCCTTCGGTGGCCATCGTCGGCTCGCGCAACGCCTCGACCGCGGGCCTCGCCTTCACCGAGCGGCTCGCCCGCGGTTTCGGCGAAGCCGGTCTCGTCGTGGTCTCGGGACTCGCCCGAGGGATCGACGCCCGCGCCCATAAGGCCACGCTCACCACCGGCACCGTCGCGGTCCTCGCGGGTGGGCAGAACCGGATCTATCCAGAGAACCATGCCGGCCTCGTCGAGGAGATCGTGGGGGCGGGTGGGGCGGTGGTCGCCGAGATGCCGATGGGCTGGGTGCCGCGCGGGCGCGACTTTCCCCGCCGCAACCGCATCATCTCCGGCCTCAGCCTCGGCACCGTCATCGTGGAGGCCGCGCGCCGCTCCGGCTCGCTCATCACCGCCCGTTTCGCGCTGGAGCAGGGCCGGGAAGTCTTCGCGGTGCCCGGCTCGCCGCTCGATCCGCGGGCGGAGGGCACCAACGACCTGATCCGCCAGGGTGCGACGCTGGTCTCGGAGGTCGAGCACGTCCTGTCCGTGCTCGATCCGCTGATCGCCGGCGGCGCGCCGCAAGCGGACGGCCTGAACGACCGCTCCGAGACGTGGCGCACGCCCGATTACTGGGACGAGATCGATTTTGACGGACGCGCCGAGACCGCGCTGCCGCTGTTTCCTGCCACGGCAGAGCCGGAAGATGGTCCCCCCGAGCCCCGGGACGACCGCGAGCGGCTGATCGCATGCCTCAGCCCGGTTCCGGTCGGAACCGATGAGCTTGCCCGCTCCACCGGCCTATCGGTTCGGATCGTGCAGACGACGCTGCTCGAACTCGAACTCGACGGCCGGATCGAGCGGCACGGCAGCGGGACGGTCTCCCTGGTTTCGCGGGCGTGACGCGGCCGATCCGGCAGGTAAAGGCCATTGACGCCAAGGCAAGACAGCACCGTTACCGTGCTCGATCGCTGCCCCCGGACTTCATGCCGGCGTCGAACAAGCGGCGTCTATGACCAACAACACTTTGATCCGAGTCTCGCAATTAAGACTCTATCAAACACCGCGCATTGCGGCTGTGGCGAATCACGATTATTGGGCCGTAATCCGGCCTCGGTTCGGTTAGAAGGGTCGATATCAGTCATTCCGCGAAGGCCCCCAATCGAGGCGGCCCGCGGGCGGGGGCTCGAACGGTGGTACGGTTTCTACGTCAGGCTCGGATGCGGCCGGTCCCGAGGGGACGCCCGCGGCGGCTCGTCGGTGCGACGGCGCTGATGCTGGCCCTCACTCTCTCCTCGACCGCGGTGCTCGCCTACGCCGACCTGCTGCCACAGCACCTCGATCTCGGCTTCGACCTCGATCTCGGCCTGTTCGAGGACACGGCCCCGGCGGGCCTTCCGCACGTCGCCCAGAAGATCGCGCTGGGTGGCCCACTGAGCATCGTCGCCTTCGGCTCCTCCTCGACGGAGGGCGTCGGCGCCTCGACGCCCGCCGCCGCCTATCCCGCCCGCCTCGAAGCCGGACTGCGGCGCGCCCTGCCGCATCTCGGCAGCAAGATCACGGTCGCCAACCGCGGCATCGGCGGCGAGGCGGTGGACGAGATGCTGGCCCGGCTCGACCAAGACGTGATCGCGCCCCGGCCCGATCTCGTGATCTGGCAGACCGGCAGCAACGACGCCCTGCGCGGCGTCTCCCTCGACCATTTCCGGGAGGCGACGGAGGCGGCGCTGGAGCGCATCCGCGCGGCGGGGATCGACGTGGTTCTGATGGAGCCGCAATGGTGCCCGACGCTCGACGCCACGCCCGGCGCC from Methylobacterium sp. AMS5 carries:
- a CDS encoding cytochrome b/b6 domain-containing protein; this encodes MAAGSTLSGPDIVETVRRRWMFRHPLVIRLAHWLNVVCLAILLMSGLQIFNAHPALYWGAASTFDKPFVAITDDQRDDGTPRGIVYVAGHTFETTGVLGLSNLNGQQAGRAFPAWATLPAHQDLATGRRWHFLFAWAFVINGLIYLLYGIGTGQLRRRLVPDGDQMRGFGSSVREHLTLHFPEGDEAKRYNVLQKLTYLVVVAVLLPLMVLTGLAMSPGVNAVVPLPDLFGGRQSARTIHFIVTNLLVLFVIVHVLLVLLSGVANNMRSMITGWFVIERQKLPAGPGETP
- a CDS encoding aspartate carbamoyltransferase catalytic subunit; translated protein: MTAQTAPAFPHRHLLGIEGLSRPDIESLLERADAAVALSRQVEKKRTTLRGRTQINLFFEPSTRTQSSFELAGKRLGADVMNMSVASSSVKKGETLIDTAATLNAMRPDIIVVRHHAAGAVHLLARKVDCAVVNAGDGAHEHPTQALLDALTIRRNKDGIEGLHVAICGDVLHSRVARSNIILLQALGARVRVIGPSTLLPTGIERFGVDVFTDMRAGLKGCDIVMMLRLQRERMNGSFVPSVKEYFRYYGLDGDKLALAKPDALVMHPGPMNRGVEIASDIADGAQSLIREQVEMGVAVRMAVLEALATHLPNG
- a CDS encoding IS5 family transposase — its product is MWTPTTRRQHNRARLRYETDLTDTEWAVIAPMMPEPASRGRPPVWTMREVLNAIFYVLRGGIAWRLIPKDLPPRSTTFGYFSRWRDEGLFGRINHALVMADRERAGREASPTAAVLDSQSVKTTESGGPRGYDAGKKVKGRKRQALVDTDGRALVLDPQTADIQDRDGAGPVLRLSRRTFPFIVRAFADAGYAGDRPATATVITIDIVRKPKDQVGFAVHPRRWVVERFFGWISRNRRLWKDPEATLASAQAFLYAAAVMILVRRLGRAS
- a CDS encoding type II toxin-antitoxin system HicB family antitoxin, which encodes MIHSIGILEKEPGTLWGVWFPDLIGCTTAADTAEGALRQAPEVLRLYLECLAEDGMTPPPVRSLDVLREDPEVAEALAAGHAAVVVSVDEDALLDERALSAIDAAAQRRGLSRQRFIREALIEKAAI
- a CDS encoding dihydroorotase, which codes for MTAPPLLLSNAHLLDPASGREGPGAVLVRDGRIADVAWGAAPDAPEDCKKIDCGGLTLAPGLIDLRAFVGEPGAEHRETLASASAAAAAGGVTTLVCMPDTNPVIDGPAIVDFVLRRARDTACINVLPAAAITKGLAGREMTEFGLLAEAGAVAFTDGLKAVTNAQVMRRALTYARDFGALLMQHVEEPDLVGEGVMNEGEMASRLGLIGIPREAETVMLERDIRLVRLTGARYHAAMISCADSVEIVRRAKEAGLPVTCGVSVNNLVLNEGDIGHYRTFCKLSPPLRREDDRQAVIAALNEGVIDVIVSDHNPQDVETKRLPFAEAADGALGIETLLGASLRLLHTGDVTLGTLLKALSANPAALLGREAGRLETGAPADLVLIDPDLPYLLDKRQLKSRSKNSPFDEARLQGAAVLTLVGGRIVHRSDLSALAA
- the plsY gene encoding glycerol-3-phosphate 1-O-acyltransferase PlsY codes for the protein MTTLLAAGWPVLIAALVLGYACGAIPFGLILTKFAGLGDVRAIGSGNIGATNVLRTGRKGLAAATLLCDALKGTLPVLAASQWGEGPALAAGLGAFLGHLFPVWLGFKGGKGVATFIGVLLALSPVTLAAFAAIWLGLAFALKYSSLAALAASAATPLILWALGHGSVAALFLVLAALLWWKHAPNIRRLAAGTEGRIGKKG
- the dprA gene encoding DNA-processing protein DprA, with product MQLTDAQRLDWLRLIRTDGIGPRTFRGLINRFGSASAALDALPDLTKRAGKRAVPPTKAEAEREMAAAARLGIRFLAMGEAAYPKALHATDTAPPLIAVRGDPATLLKPSVAIVGSRNASTAGLAFTERLARGFGEAGLVVVSGLARGIDARAHKATLTTGTVAVLAGGQNRIYPENHAGLVEEIVGAGGAVVAEMPMGWVPRGRDFPRRNRIISGLSLGTVIVEAARRSGSLITARFALEQGREVFAVPGSPLDPRAEGTNDLIRQGATLVSEVEHVLSVLDPLIAGGAPQADGLNDRSETWRTPDYWDEIDFDGRAETALPLFPATAEPEDGPPEPRDDRERLIACLSPVPVGTDELARSTGLSVRIVQTTLLELELDGRIERHGSGTVSLVSRA
- a CDS encoding GDSL-type esterase/lipase family protein, which encodes MRPVPRGRPRRLVGATALMLALTLSSTAVLAYADLLPQHLDLGFDLDLGLFEDTAPAGLPHVAQKIALGGPLSIVAFGSSSTEGVGASTPAAAYPARLEAGLRRALPHLGSKITVANRGIGGEAVDEMLARLDQDVIAPRPDLVIWQTGSNDALRGVSLDHFREATEAALERIRAAGIDVVLMEPQWCPTLDATPGADRFRDAVRALGADLGVPVIRRSDLMRDWIGQGRLTRTELFASDGLHMADGGYALLAEAAQDAVLDGAEAAPVALAEAGTD